Proteins found in one Streptomyces sp. CB09001 genomic segment:
- a CDS encoding DUF3043 domain-containing protein produces the protein MGSTPRDPVPLGFVFRSRAKDEKAQSAVSAQVTDSSQPRDPQAPKGRPTPKRSAAQSQRRSVANTPMTRKDASKRQREERRTAMARQREALAKGDERYLPARDKGPVRKFARDFVDSRFNIAEYFLPMAVIILVLSMIRVASLQNVALLLWLVVIVLIVVDSIVTGFRLKKRLAERFPDERRRGAVAYALMRSLQMRRLRLPKPQVKRGERP, from the coding sequence CTGGGGTCCACACCCCGGGACCCCGTACCCTTGGGTTTTGTGTTCCGTAGCCGTGCCAAGGATGAGAAGGCCCAGAGCGCCGTCAGCGCGCAGGTGACCGACTCCAGTCAGCCCCGTGACCCGCAGGCCCCGAAGGGAAGGCCCACGCCCAAGCGCAGTGCGGCCCAGTCCCAGCGCCGCAGCGTCGCCAATACGCCGATGACGCGCAAGGACGCCTCCAAGCGCCAGCGCGAGGAGCGGCGGACCGCGATGGCCCGGCAGCGCGAGGCCCTCGCGAAGGGCGACGAGCGGTACCTGCCGGCCCGTGACAAGGGCCCGGTCCGCAAGTTCGCCCGCGACTTCGTCGACTCGCGGTTCAACATCGCGGAGTACTTCCTGCCGATGGCCGTGATCATCCTCGTGCTGAGCATGATCCGGGTGGCCTCGCTGCAGAACGTCGCGCTGCTGCTGTGGCTGGTCGTGATCGTGCTGATCGTGGTGGACTCGATCGTCACCGGCTTCCGGCTGAAGAAGCGGCTCGCCGAGCGCTTCCCGGACGAGCGCCGCCGCGGTGCGGTCGCGTACGCGCTGATGCGCTCGCTCCAGATGCGCCGGCTGCGGCTGCCCAAGCCCCAGGTCAAGCGTGGGGAGCGGCCCTGA
- a CDS encoding response regulator transcription factor — translation MTIRVLLADDQALLRSAFRVLVDSEPDMEVVGEASDGAEAARLAAEQRADVVLMDIRMPGTDGLAATRMISADPSLAHVRVVILTTFEVDDYVVQSLRAGASGFLGKGSEPEELLSAIRVAAGGEALLSPTATKGLIARFLAQQDTADEDRDPARAERLESLTVREREVLVQVAGGHSNDEIAERLEVSPLTVKTHVNRAMAKLGARDRAQLVVIAYESGLVRPRVD, via the coding sequence ATGACGATCCGTGTCCTGCTCGCCGACGACCAGGCGCTGCTGCGCAGTGCCTTCCGGGTGCTGGTCGACTCCGAGCCCGACATGGAGGTGGTGGGGGAGGCGTCCGACGGCGCGGAGGCGGCCCGGCTGGCCGCCGAGCAGCGGGCCGACGTGGTGCTGATGGACATCCGGATGCCCGGCACGGACGGTCTCGCCGCCACCCGCATGATCAGCGCCGACCCGTCCCTCGCCCACGTCCGCGTGGTCATACTGACCACCTTCGAGGTCGACGACTACGTGGTGCAGTCGCTGCGGGCCGGGGCCTCCGGCTTCCTCGGCAAGGGATCCGAGCCCGAGGAACTGCTCAGCGCGATCCGGGTCGCGGCCGGGGGCGAGGCGCTGCTGTCGCCGACCGCCACCAAGGGGCTGATCGCCCGCTTCCTCGCCCAGCAGGACACCGCCGACGAGGACCGCGACCCGGCCCGCGCCGAACGTCTCGAGTCGCTGACCGTGCGCGAGCGCGAGGTCCTGGTCCAGGTGGCCGGCGGGCACTCCAACGACGAGATCGCCGAGCGCCTCGAGGTCAGCCCGCTCACCGTGAAGACCCACGTCAACCGGGCCATGGCCAAGCTGGGCGCCCGCGACCGGGCCCAGCTGGTCGTCATCGCCTACGAATCCGGGCTGGTCCGTCCAAGGGTGGACTGA
- a CDS encoding histidine kinase: MSTLARARCVFGAHPSTMDTALAVVVLVCMVAGSFVDPHGPEGVSWGLRTPDALSLALMTAGAAALAFRRRQPMAVLVVTGCVSVVESVTGDPRAPVVMAAVIALYTVAASTDRPTTWRVGLLTMTVLTGAAMLAGPLPWYAQENLAVFAWTGIGATAGDAVRSRRAFVQAIRDRAEKAERTREEEARRRVAEERLRIARDLHDVVAHHIALVNVQAGVASHVMDKRPDQAKEALAHVREASRSALDELRATVGLLRQSGDPEAPTEPAPGLARLDELVGTFHHAGLRVELARTDQGTELPAAVDLAAYRIIQEALTNVQKHAGRQARAEVSVVRVGTDIEVTVLDDGTAEGEAPDGTTEGGGHGLLGMRERVTAVRGTLTTGPRYGGGFRVHAILPVKNRIDATKDPV; encoded by the coding sequence GTGAGCACCCTCGCGAGAGCCCGCTGCGTCTTCGGCGCCCACCCCTCCACCATGGACACCGCCCTCGCGGTCGTCGTCCTGGTGTGCATGGTCGCCGGCTCCTTCGTGGACCCGCACGGCCCGGAGGGCGTCAGCTGGGGGCTGCGCACCCCCGACGCGCTCAGCCTCGCCCTGATGACCGCCGGCGCCGCCGCGCTCGCCTTCCGGCGCCGCCAGCCGATGGCGGTCCTCGTCGTCACGGGCTGCGTCTCCGTCGTCGAGAGCGTCACCGGCGACCCGCGCGCGCCGGTCGTCATGGCCGCCGTCATCGCCCTCTACACCGTCGCCGCCTCCACCGACCGGCCCACCACCTGGAGGGTCGGCCTGCTCACCATGACCGTGCTCACCGGCGCCGCCATGCTGGCCGGCCCCCTGCCCTGGTACGCGCAGGAGAACCTCGCCGTCTTCGCCTGGACCGGCATCGGCGCCACCGCCGGGGACGCCGTCCGCAGCCGCCGCGCCTTCGTGCAGGCCATCCGGGACCGGGCGGAGAAGGCCGAGCGCACCCGGGAGGAGGAGGCGCGCCGCCGCGTCGCCGAGGAACGGCTGCGCATCGCCCGCGACCTGCACGACGTGGTCGCCCACCACATCGCCCTGGTCAACGTGCAGGCCGGGGTCGCCTCGCACGTCATGGACAAGCGGCCCGACCAGGCCAAGGAGGCGCTCGCCCACGTACGGGAGGCCAGCCGCTCCGCGCTGGACGAGCTGCGGGCCACCGTCGGCCTGCTCCGCCAGTCGGGCGACCCGGAGGCGCCGACCGAGCCCGCCCCGGGCCTCGCCCGCCTCGACGAACTCGTCGGCACCTTCCACCACGCCGGACTGCGGGTCGAGCTGGCCCGCACCGACCAGGGCACCGAGCTGCCCGCCGCCGTCGACCTGGCCGCCTACCGCATCATCCAGGAGGCGCTGACCAACGTGCAGAAGCACGCGGGACGGCAGGCGAGGGCCGAGGTCAGCGTCGTGCGGGTGGGGACGGACATCGAGGTGACCGTGCTGGACGACGGCACCGCCGAGGGAGAGGCCCCCGACGGCACCACCGAGGGCGGCGGACACGGGCTGCTCGGCATGCGCGAGCGCGTCACCGCCGTGCGCGGCACCCTCACCACCGGTCCCCGCTACGGAGGCGGTTTCCGCGTGCATGCGATCCTTCCGGTCAAGAACCGCATCGATGCCACCAAGGACCCCGTATGA
- a CDS encoding bifunctional adenosylcobinamide kinase/adenosylcobinamide-phosphate guanylyltransferase, producing the protein MDVTLLGTGAPAGLPRPDCPCAACAAAQGEDARAATALLVDGALLLDLTPGAAFAAARAGHSLAGVRQVLLSHPHDGPAVEVPAGLPQPGRVPDGRELALLTGHRVRAVALDAPGTGYAVTGPDGRRLLYVPPGGAPAGLEEPAEPYDLVLADVVGRPDALARLRAVGAAGPTTDVVAVHLDHDVPPGRELARRLAAAGARAVPDGTTLAVGSYEDVPDVPRRTLVLGGARSGKSVEAERRLEPFPDVLYVATGGSRNGDTEWAARVGAHRERRPGSWRTAETCDLVPLLKDQGPPLLVDCLSLWLTDAMDAVGAWDDAEWADGGERALRDRVRELTEAVRTTRRTLVAVSNEVGSGIVPATASGRRYRDELGRLNAAFAAECEQVLLVVAGQALVLRG; encoded by the coding sequence GTGGACGTGACTCTGCTCGGCACCGGTGCCCCCGCGGGACTCCCCCGCCCCGACTGTCCCTGCGCGGCCTGTGCCGCGGCGCAGGGCGAGGACGCGCGTGCGGCGACCGCGCTGCTGGTGGACGGCGCGCTGCTGCTCGACCTGACGCCCGGCGCCGCGTTCGCCGCCGCGAGGGCCGGGCACTCCCTGGCCGGGGTACGGCAGGTACTGCTCTCCCACCCGCACGACGGTCCCGCGGTGGAGGTGCCGGCCGGGCTGCCGCAGCCGGGCCGGGTGCCGGACGGGCGGGAGCTGGCGCTGCTGACGGGGCACCGGGTGCGGGCGGTGGCGCTGGACGCGCCGGGCACGGGTTACGCCGTGACGGGACCCGACGGCCGGCGGCTCCTCTACGTGCCGCCGGGCGGCGCCCCGGCGGGCCTGGAGGAGCCCGCGGAGCCCTACGACCTGGTCCTCGCGGACGTCGTGGGACGGCCGGACGCGCTGGCGCGGCTGCGGGCGGTGGGAGCGGCGGGCCCGACCACGGACGTCGTCGCCGTCCACCTGGACCACGACGTGCCGCCGGGCCGGGAGCTGGCGCGGCGGCTCGCGGCAGCGGGCGCACGGGCGGTGCCGGACGGCACGACGCTGGCGGTGGGCTCGTACGAGGACGTACCCGACGTACCGCGGCGCACCCTGGTCCTGGGCGGCGCGCGGTCGGGCAAGTCGGTGGAGGCGGAACGCCGCCTCGAACCCTTCCCCGACGTCCTCTACGTGGCCACCGGAGGCTCCCGGAACGGCGACACCGAATGGGCGGCCCGGGTCGGCGCGCACCGGGAACGCCGCCCCGGTTCCTGGCGGACCGCCGAGACCTGCGACCTGGTCCCCCTCCTGAAGGACCAGGGCCCGCCCCTCCTCGTCGACTGCCTGTCCCTGTGGCTGACGGACGCGATGGACGCGGTCGGCGCGTGGGACGACGCGGAGTGGGCCGACGGCGGCGAACGGGCGCTCCGGGACCGGGTGCGGGAACTGACGGAGGCGGTCCGCACCACCCGCCGCACACTGGTGGCGGTGTCGAACGAGGTCGGCTCGGGCATCGTCCCGGCCACGGCGTCCGGCCGCCGCTACCGTGATGAACTCGGCCGCCTGAACGCGGCGTTCGCGGCCGAGTGCGAGCAGGTGCTGCTGGTGGTGGCGGGCCAGGCGCTGGTACTACGGGGCTGA
- a CDS encoding methyltransferase domain-containing protein: MARQLDEQIAGRFAVGRRLRVLDVGMGQGTQALRLARAGHQVTGVERDATMIAAARDALAGQPEGIRERMRIVEGDGRDTGVHFLPGSFDVVLCHGVLMYVEEPDPLLAGLARMLAPGGLLSLVVRNGDALALRPGLHGDWSGALAAFDTTNYRNRLGLDVRADRLATLTAKLAGIGAPLHTWYGVRVFTDTAPDGAAPPAGLEALLAAEERAGRTDPYRSVAALLHLCGVRG, from the coding sequence GTGGCCCGGCAGCTGGACGAGCAGATAGCGGGGCGTTTCGCGGTGGGCCGGCGGCTGCGCGTGCTCGACGTCGGGATGGGCCAGGGCACCCAGGCGCTGCGACTGGCCCGGGCCGGGCACCAGGTGACCGGCGTGGAGCGGGACGCGACGATGATCGCCGCCGCGCGCGACGCCCTGGCCGGCCAGCCCGAGGGCATCCGGGAGCGGATGCGGATCGTCGAGGGTGACGGCCGGGACACCGGCGTGCACTTCCTGCCGGGCAGCTTCGACGTGGTGCTGTGCCACGGCGTGCTCATGTACGTCGAGGAGCCCGATCCACTGCTGGCGGGGCTGGCCCGGATGCTCGCGCCCGGCGGCCTGCTGTCCCTCGTGGTGCGCAACGGCGACGCGCTCGCGCTGCGCCCGGGCCTGCACGGCGACTGGTCGGGCGCGCTGGCCGCATTCGACACCACGAACTACCGCAACCGCCTGGGCCTAGACGTCCGCGCGGACCGGCTGGCGACGCTGACGGCGAAGCTCGCGGGCATCGGCGCGCCGCTGCACACCTGGTACGGCGTCCGGGTCTTCACGGACACGGCGCCCGACGGAGCCGCGCCCCCCGCCGGCCTCGAGGCCCTGCTGGCCGCCGAGGAGCGGGCCGGCCGGACGGACCCGTACCGCTCGGTCGCGGCGCTGCTGCATCTGTGCGGGGTGCGCGGCTAG
- a CDS encoding trypsin-like peptidase domain-containing protein — protein MDTSRTRLRRLRRLLAPVAVPACAALLLATGCSDAGPGADRGSGSAREGDTAQAAAPRAASELEAAYERVIKDVLPSVVQIQAGDSLGSGVVYDDKGHIVTNAHVVGDGRSFRVTTARAEGVLTAKLVSSYPEQDLAVIKLDKVPEGMKAARFADSAKVEVGQIVLAMGSPLGLSSSVTQGIVSGTGRTVTEGSSGGGTGATIANMVQTSAAINPGNSGGALVNLDGQVIGIPTLAATDPGLGDSAAPGIGFAIPASMVSTVAGQIVKDGKVTDSGRAALGITARTVVDDDYRPAGVAVVEVSDGGAADDAGLRPGDVLVRLGDTDITTITSLSEALASMRPGDRTKVTYTRDGKEHTAEVTLGEQ, from the coding sequence ATGGACACTTCCCGCACCCGTCTGCGCCGTCTGCGCCGTCTGCTCGCTCCGGTGGCCGTACCGGCCTGCGCCGCCCTGCTGCTCGCGACCGGCTGTTCCGACGCCGGTCCGGGGGCCGACCGTGGTTCGGGGAGCGCGCGGGAGGGCGACACGGCGCAGGCCGCGGCGCCGCGCGCGGCCAGTGAGCTGGAGGCCGCCTACGAGCGGGTGATCAAGGACGTACTGCCGTCGGTCGTACAGATCCAGGCGGGCGACTCCCTGGGGTCGGGGGTCGTGTACGACGACAAGGGGCACATCGTCACCAACGCGCACGTCGTCGGGGACGGCAGGTCCTTCCGGGTGACGACGGCCCGCGCCGAGGGCGTCCTGACCGCGAAGCTGGTCTCCTCCTACCCGGAGCAGGATCTGGCGGTCATCAAGCTGGACAAGGTGCCCGAGGGCATGAAGGCGGCCCGCTTCGCGGACTCCGCGAAGGTCGAGGTCGGGCAGATCGTGCTGGCGATGGGCTCGCCGCTCGGCCTGTCCTCCAGCGTGACGCAGGGCATCGTGTCGGGAACCGGGCGGACCGTGACGGAGGGCAGCAGCGGGGGCGGCACGGGCGCGACCATCGCCAACATGGTGCAGACGTCGGCGGCCATCAACCCGGGCAACAGCGGGGGCGCCCTGGTGAACCTGGACGGGCAGGTGATCGGCATCCCGACGCTGGCGGCGACCGACCCGGGCCTCGGCGACAGCGCGGCGCCCGGCATCGGCTTCGCGATCCCTGCGTCGATGGTGTCGACGGTGGCGGGGCAGATCGTCAAGGACGGCAAGGTCACCGACTCGGGCCGGGCCGCACTGGGCATCACCGCCCGTACGGTCGTCGACGACGACTACCGCCCGGCCGGGGTGGCCGTCGTCGAGGTGAGCGACGGCGGGGCCGCCGACGACGCCGGGCTGCGCCCCGGGGACGTCCTCGTCAGGCTCGGGGACACGGACATCACCACCATCACGTCGCTGTCCGAGGCGCTGGCGTCGATGCGGCCGGGCGACCGGACGAAGGTGACGTACACCCGGGACGGCAAGGAGCACACCGCCGAGGTGACGCTCGGCGAGCAGTGA
- a CDS encoding PspA/IM30 family protein: MKRMGMIFRAKANKALDRAEDPRETLDYSYQKQLELLQKVRRGVADVATSRKRLELQLNQLQSQSGKLEDQGRKALALGREDLAREALSRRAALQQQVTDLETQHATLQGEEEKLTLAAQRLQAKVDAFRTKKETIKATYTAAQAQTRIGEAFSGISEEMGDVGLAIQRAEDKTAQLQARAGAIDELLASGALDDQSGMHKDDIQAELDRLSGGTDVELELQRMKAELAGGSTSDRQAIEGGQGQDQAPSQSQQQPQDTPRFDKQ, from the coding sequence ATGAAGCGTATGGGGATGATCTTCCGCGCGAAGGCCAACAAGGCCCTTGACCGGGCCGAGGACCCGCGCGAAACCCTCGATTACTCGTACCAGAAACAGCTGGAGCTGCTGCAGAAGGTGCGCCGCGGCGTCGCCGACGTGGCGACCAGCCGCAAGCGCCTGGAGCTGCAGCTCAACCAGCTCCAGTCCCAGTCGGGCAAGCTGGAGGACCAGGGCCGCAAGGCGCTGGCGCTGGGTCGCGAGGACCTGGCCCGCGAGGCGCTCTCCCGGCGCGCCGCGCTCCAGCAGCAGGTCACCGACCTGGAGACGCAGCACGCCACCCTCCAGGGCGAGGAGGAGAAGCTCACCCTTGCGGCCCAGCGCCTCCAGGCCAAGGTGGACGCCTTCCGCACGAAGAAGGAGACCATCAAGGCCACCTACACGGCGGCCCAGGCGCAGACCCGCATCGGCGAGGCGTTCTCCGGCATCTCCGAGGAGATGGGCGACGTCGGCCTGGCCATCCAGCGGGCCGAGGACAAGACCGCCCAGCTCCAGGCCCGGGCCGGTGCCATCGACGAGCTGCTCGCCTCCGGCGCCCTCGACGACCAGTCCGGCATGCACAAGGACGACATCCAGGCCGAGCTGGACCGGCTCTCCGGTGGTACGGATGTAGAGCTGGAACTGCAGCGGATGAAGGCCGAGCTGGCCGGGGGCTCCACCTCCGACCGCCAGGCCATCGAGGGCGGCCAGGGACAGGACCAGGCCCCGTCGCAGTCCCAGCAGCAGCCGCAGGACACCCCGCGCTTCGACAAGCAGTAG